A region from the Solibacillus sp. FSL H8-0523 genome encodes:
- a CDS encoding HAMP domain-containing sensor histidine kinase, which translates to MKNRKIHLQLVLMFIVAFALAVIFTEGTRYFGKSYYESNSFDAEATEYMDQLARNVLAPLTEEDFEKVLAVTPDEITRYRLYYGSLAEQIQNIKDQYASDIDGAEDEDVLKALKQERDAKIADIQKNFDDDDYVKQKIVVIKQRAVAEILEDQQRGLRQFKSNNTYYAYDFYNAKKEEHFTKGEIDKAAVYEKELTPNELPNVTRYINLNEYEQVGYLDKTYTIEKDLSEVSGKITIPKSMLAKSGLGNDLKAFTIAKFVYYCIVLLGIVCLILAIKVVKVGRKSFLIENGLRNRLDRLPVDVQIALTAFVAYITSLFISSMTYLARSIAYYLADSYYIDLIENILLVLVTYGLFVAMVYFIAWTWERVKCYDSFEQLWAETFLAKFMKTGVSMFENRSVGMQSLILLIIIFLGGFGFAIPLVTGSFGAFMFYVFLFFVFFIPALFLFMRRMGYLNRIMKHTEDMAHGRLTENIKVKGKSPLARHAENLNGLREGVRTSLNEQAKSERLKTELITNVSHDLRTPLTSIITYTDLLKNPDLTVEERTKYIEILDAKSNRLKTLIEDLFEVSKMASGNIEISKQRIDLAQLLQQAAGEHEEDFAKSNLDLRVAISEQPIYAYVDGQKWWRVIDNLIVNARKYSLEGTRVYVNLKVNNGNAELTVKNVAKYELNEDATELIERFKRADTSRHTEGSGLGLAIAQSIVDLHGGQLDVSIDGDLFKVTVLVRAEN; encoded by the coding sequence GTGAAAAACAGAAAAATTCACCTCCAGCTTGTGCTGATGTTTATTGTCGCGTTTGCGTTGGCGGTGATCTTTACAGAGGGCACACGTTATTTTGGCAAATCGTACTATGAATCGAATTCGTTTGATGCAGAAGCTACCGAATATATGGATCAGTTGGCCCGTAACGTATTAGCGCCTTTAACGGAAGAGGATTTTGAGAAAGTGCTAGCGGTAACACCAGATGAAATTACCCGTTACCGGTTGTACTACGGTTCGTTAGCAGAGCAAATTCAAAATATAAAAGATCAATATGCCAGCGATATAGATGGAGCAGAGGATGAGGATGTTTTAAAGGCGCTCAAGCAAGAGCGTGATGCTAAAATTGCGGACATCCAAAAAAACTTTGATGATGACGACTACGTAAAACAAAAAATAGTAGTAATTAAGCAGCGGGCCGTTGCAGAGATTTTAGAAGATCAACAGCGTGGGCTACGTCAATTTAAATCGAATAACACGTATTACGCGTATGATTTTTATAATGCAAAAAAAGAAGAGCATTTTACAAAAGGTGAGATTGATAAAGCCGCTGTTTATGAAAAAGAACTTACGCCCAATGAATTACCCAATGTCACACGCTATATTAACTTAAATGAGTATGAGCAGGTCGGCTATTTAGATAAAACCTATACAATTGAAAAAGACCTGTCAGAGGTATCAGGAAAGATTACGATTCCAAAATCGATGCTCGCGAAGTCAGGGCTAGGCAATGACCTAAAAGCCTTTACCATTGCGAAGTTTGTGTATTATTGCATTGTGCTACTAGGGATTGTTTGCCTGATTTTGGCAATAAAGGTTGTGAAAGTTGGACGTAAAAGCTTTCTGATTGAAAATGGACTACGTAACAGATTAGATCGTTTACCGGTAGATGTACAAATTGCCCTTACAGCTTTTGTCGCGTACATCACCTCGTTATTCATTTCTTCGATGACGTATCTTGCAAGGTCTATCGCCTATTACTTGGCGGATTCTTATTACATCGACTTAATTGAAAATATTCTCTTAGTGCTCGTGACATACGGATTGTTTGTGGCGATGGTGTATTTCATTGCTTGGACATGGGAACGTGTGAAGTGCTATGACAGCTTCGAACAACTATGGGCAGAGACATTTTTAGCGAAGTTTATGAAGACCGGTGTTTCGATGTTCGAAAACCGTTCAGTAGGCATGCAGTCATTAATTTTACTGATCATTATTTTCCTTGGAGGCTTTGGCTTTGCTATTCCTCTAGTGACTGGATCGTTCGGGGCATTTATGTTCTATGTGTTTTTATTCTTTGTCTTCTTTATACCGGCGCTGTTTCTATTCATGCGTCGTATGGGCTACCTAAACCGAATCATGAAGCATACAGAGGATATGGCACACGGGCGTTTAACGGAAAATATTAAAGTGAAGGGGAAATCACCATTAGCAAGACATGCCGAGAATTTAAACGGCTTGCGTGAAGGCGTGCGTACAAGCTTAAACGAGCAGGCGAAAAGTGAGCGTTTAAAAACGGAGCTCATCACAAATGTCAGCCATGATTTACGTACACCGTTAACATCAATTATTACGTATACAGACTTATTGAAAAACCCTGACCTTACAGTAGAAGAACGTACTAAATATATCGAAATACTGGATGCGAAATCGAATCGTTTGAAAACGCTTATTGAAGATTTGTTTGAAGTATCAAAAATGGCGAGTGGGAATATCGAAATTAGTAAACAGCGTATTGACCTTGCACAACTGTTGCAGCAGGCGGCGGGGGAGCATGAAGAGGATTTTGCGAAGTCGAACTTAGATCTGCGTGTGGCGATTAGCGAGCAACCGATTTATGCCTATGTGGATGGCCAAAAATGGTGGCGTGTCATTGATAACTTGATCGTCAATGCACGTAAATATTCATTAGAAGGTACGCGTGTTTATGTGAACTTAAAAGTAAACAACGGCAATGCGGAGTTAACTGTGAAAAACGTTGCCAAATATGAATTAAACGAAGATGCAACCGAATTAATAGAGCGCTTCAAGCGTGCTGACACATCACGTCATACGGAAGGCTCAGGGCTTGGCCTTGCGATTGCCCAGTCAATCGTGGATTTACACGGCGGGCAATTAGATGTTTCGATTGACGGCGATTTGTTTAAAGTAACAGTGCTTGTAAGAGCAGAGAATTAA
- a CDS encoding metallophosphoesterase yields the protein MRILLGIFAIAIYGGITFYLGWNLRAWLNSLQVFRWPILFWSVLFLTSFGYFIGKLHVLLTPLTVLGSYWMFFLQYGLMLCMIANIIVFFTPLSTKFVGTGAVGILLVLLAVGTYFAYTPVVRQATITIDKPGEDMRVVLGSDFHLGLLSGKGHLEKFVALSNEHEPDLVLLAGDIVDDSPQRFIDKGMGEVMESLQSTYGVYGILGNHEYYGNEIPEFKQAMKESNVEILMDETLLIGDRFYLTGREDLTNKKRLALSALQPENKELPWFVMNHTPDDLDEPANLGVDFHVSGHTHKGQMWPNQYITKKIFELDYGHRQKEQMHALVSSGFGFWGPPTRIGSQSELWVIDIQFNK from the coding sequence ATGCGAATTTTATTAGGTATCTTTGCCATTGCCATTTATGGTGGGATTACGTTTTATCTTGGCTGGAATTTACGCGCATGGCTTAATTCATTGCAAGTATTTCGTTGGCCGATTTTATTTTGGAGTGTGTTATTTTTAACTTCGTTTGGTTATTTCATAGGAAAGCTGCATGTACTGTTAACACCGCTCACTGTGCTGGGCAGTTACTGGATGTTCTTTTTACAATACGGGCTTATGCTATGTATGATCGCGAATATTATTGTGTTTTTTACACCGCTTTCGACAAAGTTTGTTGGTACAGGCGCGGTTGGAATTTTACTTGTGTTATTAGCTGTAGGGACGTACTTTGCGTATACACCAGTTGTGCGTCAGGCAACGATTACGATTGATAAGCCGGGCGAGGACATGCGTGTTGTGCTCGGTTCAGATTTTCACTTAGGATTGTTGTCTGGTAAGGGGCATTTGGAGAAATTTGTTGCCTTATCAAATGAACATGAGCCCGATTTAGTATTACTGGCGGGGGATATTGTCGATGATAGTCCGCAACGCTTTATTGATAAAGGGATGGGCGAGGTTATGGAAAGCCTACAATCTACTTACGGGGTTTACGGAATTTTAGGCAATCATGAATATTACGGCAATGAAATTCCTGAATTTAAACAGGCGATGAAGGAGTCAAATGTTGAAATTTTAATGGATGAAACGCTTCTGATTGGGGATAGGTTTTATTTAACAGGGCGCGAGGATTTGACGAATAAAAAGCGTTTAGCGCTCAGTGCGTTGCAGCCGGAAAACAAAGAGTTACCGTGGTTTGTCATGAATCATACACCAGATGATTTGGACGAGCCCGCAAACCTTGGGGTCGATTTCCATGTGTCGGGCCATACGCATAAAGGGCAAATGTGGCCAAATCAGTATATTACCAAGAAGATTTTTGAGCTGGATTATGGGCATCGCCAGAAGGAACAAATGCATGCGCTTGTTTCAAGTGGC